One genomic region from Vitis riparia cultivar Riparia Gloire de Montpellier isolate 1030 chromosome 17, EGFV_Vit.rip_1.0, whole genome shotgun sequence encodes:
- the LOC117904249 gene encoding mitochondrial import inner membrane translocase subunit TIM8 translates to MDSSLNSAELQHFISHEKEKAMVNEMVAKLTTVCWDKCITSTPGSKFSSSESTCLSNCAQRYMDMSLIIMKRFQSMQ, encoded by the exons ATGGATTCATCTCTGAACTCCGCCGAGCTCCAGCACTTTATCTCT CATGAAAAAGAGAAGGCCATGGTTAACGAAATGGTGGCAAAGCTCACAACTGTATGCTGGGATAAATGCATCACTAGCACACCGGGCAGCAAGTTCAGCTCCAGCGAATCAACTTGTCTTTCCAACTGTGCTCAGCGCTATATGGATATGAGCCTCATAATCATGAAACGATTTCAATCAATGCAGTGA
- the LOC117904890 gene encoding NAC domain-containing protein 83-like, protein MEKFNFVRDGVIRLPLGFRFQPTDEELVFQYLKCKVFSRPLPASIIPEINVSKYDPWDFPGDLEQEKYFFSNKEAKYQIGNRSNRATSSGYWKASGTDKQITSSRNSQLVGMKKTLVFYRGKPPYDSRTDWVMHEYRLLIAGAPEPKNTPSSSSIQMEDWVLCRVFLKRRTRAEHHEATESCSSGITEISSSESDHEESSSTAGYNFFH, encoded by the exons ATGGAAAAGTTCAATTTTGTTAGAGACGGGGTGATTAGATTGCCACTTGGGTTTCGCTTCCAGCCAACAGACGAAGAGCTTGTTTTTCAGTACTTGAAATGCAAGGTCTTTTCGCGTCCACTGCCTGCTTCGATCATTCCTGAGATTAATGTCAGCAAGTATGATCCTTGGGATTTTCCAG GTGATTTGGAGCAAGAGAAGTACTTTTTCAGTAACAAGGAAGCCAAGTATCAGATTGGAAACCGGAGCAATAGAGCAACAAGTTCTGGTTACTGGAAGGCGAGTGGCACAGACAAACAAATCACATCTTCAAGGAATAGTCAGCTGGTGGGGATGAAGAAGACACTGGTTTTCTATAGAGGGAAGCCTCCATATGATTCTAGGACTGATTGGGTCATGCATGAATATCGTCTTCTCATTGCAGGAGCTCCAGAGCCAAAGAACACACCCTCA AGCTCTTCGATCCAAATGGAAGACTGGGTTCTGTGTCGCGTATTTCTGAAGAGAAGAACAAGGGCTGAACATCATGAGGCCACAGAGTCat GTTCCAGTGGGATCACAGAAATTTCTTCAAGTGAATCAGACCATGAAGAAAGCAGTAGTACTGCTGGCTACAATTTCTTCCACTGA
- the LOC117934473 gene encoding uncharacterized protein LOC117934473, which produces MGCGASKCSHGDDPSPAGLRRPLFRCSGDEIKRRSTCMFGCGTTLSKKELLTNGDADIDDYPINGSNEDGRRSMSSSSLEDGSTRLKVATESDGEAIMKAPGTESGITSLLPIQEEGSRGEEEMGKRGREEEGDDEEEREEDGKASGEEVGLVCPGSPSFREYCTATDNGTNDATRNNSQSDLKNAESSQFSNSNQGSSMIQPVKKDKKGRRFRRAVMNLMAIKSSPSSSSQVRASTSD; this is translated from the exons ATGGGTTGCGGGGCGTCGAAGTGCAGCCATGGCGACGATCCGTCGCCAGCCGGACTTCGTCGACCCCTCTTCCGCTGCTCCGGCGATGAGATAAAAAGAAGAAGCACATGTATGTTCGGATGTGGCACCACCCTCTCCAAGAAGGAGCTGCTCACCAACGGTGATGCAGACATCGACGATTACCCGATTAATGGTTCCAACGAGGATGGCCGGAGAAGCATGTCATCGTCCTCGTTGGAGGATGGATCGACGAGGTTGAAGGTGGCAACGGAGTCTGATGGAGAGGCTATCATGAAAGCCCCGGGAACTGAGAGTGGGATAACCTCCTTATTGCCTATACAAGAGGAGGGCAGCAGGGGAGAAGAAGAAATGGGGAAGAGAGGCAGAGAGGAGGAAGgggatgatgaagaagaaagggaagagGATGGAAAAGCCAGTGGTGAGGAGGTTGGATTGGTGTGTCCTGGTTCACCTAGTTTCAGAGAATATTGCACAGCCACTGATAATG GTACGAATGACGCCACAAGGAACAACTCGCAGAGTGATCTGAAGAATGCTGAGAGTTCCCAATTTTCGAATTCCAATCAG GGCTCCTCGATGATTCAACCAGTGaagaaagacaagaaaggaaGGAGATTTAGGAGGGCGGTAATGAATCTAATGGCCATCAAGTCATCTCCATCTAGTTCTTCCCAAGTCAGAGCCTCAACTTCTGACTGA